In Micromonospora sp. WMMD980, the following are encoded in one genomic region:
- a CDS encoding Fur family transcriptional regulator translates to MTTNPIPGAVRNTRQRAEVVELLARSDEFRSAQRLHAELRAGGAGVGLTTVYRTLQALADAGEVDILRLPTGEQLFRRCSRTHHHHLVCRHCGRTVEVTGPAVEDWARRTAGEHGFTDVNHTLEIMGTCAACAR, encoded by the coding sequence ATGACGACGAATCCGATTCCCGGGGCGGTCCGCAACACTCGGCAGCGGGCGGAGGTGGTCGAACTACTCGCCCGCTCGGACGAGTTCCGCAGCGCGCAACGCCTGCACGCGGAGCTGCGCGCGGGGGGAGCGGGGGTGGGCCTCACCACCGTGTACCGCACCCTGCAGGCTCTGGCGGACGCGGGTGAGGTGGACATCCTGCGCCTGCCCACCGGAGAGCAACTGTTCCGGCGGTGCAGCCGCACCCATCACCACCACCTGGTGTGCCGGCACTGCGGGCGCACCGTCGAGGTCACCGGACCGGCGGTGGAGGACTGGGCCCGCCGCACAGCCGGCGAGCACGGGTTCACCGACGTCAACCACACTCTGGAGATCATGGGCACCTGCGCGGCCTGCGCCCGGTGA
- a CDS encoding MFS transporter yields MPPPEPADARRTLLVVSVAAAMTTMDITIVNVALGAIGVDLDASFGQLQWVVNAYPLLFAALLLAGGSLADRIGHRRVFVTGVLLFTCGSLLCGAAPEAVSLITGRCVQGVGGALIMAAAVPLLVLAHPGERRTAAIGVLSATAGVSAAVAPVIGGALVSGLGWRWVFLVNLVPGVLVVLGARRWLAADDPAGRRRLDLPGTALGVLTLGATNLVVISGTENGWASARTVAVGLVALAGLAAFLVVEARTDDPMLDLALFRVPAFAGAGALSFLTRAVGFGVMPYLVLWLQGVRGQSAFDAGLQVVALPAAIVVGSLTVARVQRRLGARGTVVVGFAAMAIGYLPLTRIDESATWLTALPGLVLIGAGMGLLFAPLMNLSVTVVPPRRAGMASGTANSFFPLGTAVGVAVFGAVLAARIADRFPGSEPARDLVEAGRPGEVPAPDDVLGRIAFTGALSMVAWVAAAAAVVGVVVALTTVPSRRSAAVAPPAPVDADRA; encoded by the coding sequence TTGCCGCCGCCTGAGCCCGCCGACGCCCGCCGCACCCTGCTCGTGGTGAGCGTCGCCGCCGCGATGACCACCATGGACATCACCATCGTCAACGTGGCGCTGGGCGCGATCGGGGTGGACCTCGACGCCTCGTTCGGGCAGCTCCAGTGGGTCGTCAACGCGTACCCGCTGCTGTTCGCGGCCCTGTTGCTGGCCGGGGGGTCGCTGGCCGACCGGATCGGGCACCGCCGGGTGTTCGTCACCGGTGTCCTGCTGTTCACCTGTGGTTCGCTGCTGTGCGGCGCCGCGCCCGAGGCGGTGAGCCTGATCACCGGCCGGTGCGTGCAGGGTGTCGGCGGTGCCCTGATCATGGCCGCCGCCGTGCCGCTGCTCGTTCTCGCCCATCCGGGCGAGCGGCGCACCGCGGCGATCGGCGTGTTGAGCGCCACCGCCGGCGTCTCCGCCGCCGTCGCGCCGGTCATCGGCGGTGCGCTGGTGTCCGGCCTGGGGTGGCGCTGGGTCTTCCTGGTGAACCTCGTCCCCGGTGTCCTGGTCGTGCTCGGCGCGCGGCGGTGGCTGGCGGCCGACGATCCGGCCGGCCGGCGGCGTCTGGACCTGCCGGGCACCGCTCTGGGTGTGCTCACCCTCGGTGCGACGAACCTGGTGGTGATCTCCGGCACCGAGAACGGCTGGGCGAGTGCCCGGACGGTGGCCGTGGGCCTGGTGGCGCTCGCCGGCCTGGCCGCGTTCCTGGTCGTGGAGGCCCGCACCGACGATCCGATGCTGGACCTCGCCCTGTTCCGGGTGCCGGCCTTCGCCGGTGCGGGTGCGCTCAGCTTCCTGACCCGGGCGGTCGGCTTCGGCGTGATGCCCTACCTGGTGCTGTGGTTGCAGGGTGTGCGCGGGCAGTCGGCGTTCGACGCGGGGCTCCAGGTGGTCGCGCTGCCCGCGGCCATCGTGGTGGGCAGCCTGACCGTGGCCCGGGTGCAGCGGCGGCTCGGGGCACGCGGCACGGTCGTCGTCGGCTTCGCGGCCATGGCTATCGGATACCTCCCGTTGACCCGGATCGACGAGAGCGCCACCTGGCTGACCGCGCTGCCCGGCCTGGTGCTCATCGGTGCCGGCATGGGTCTGCTGTTCGCGCCGCTGATGAACCTGTCCGTGACCGTGGTGCCGCCGCGGCGCGCCGGGATGGCCAGCGGCACGGCCAACTCCTTCTTCCCGCTGGGAACCGCGGTCGGGGTCGCGGTGTTCGGCGCGGTCCTGGCGGCCCGGATCGCGGACCGCTTTCCCGGTTCCGAACCGGCCCGGGACCTGGTCGAGGCGGGGCGGCCCGGCGAGGTGCCCGCCCCGGACGACGTCCTGGGGAGGATCGCGTTCACCGGCGCGTTGTCCATGGTGGCCTGGGTCGCCGCGGCTGCCGCGGTGGTCGGTGTCGTCGTCGCGTTGACCACCGTCCCGTCCCGTCGTTCCGCTGCCGTCGCCCCGCCGGCACCGGTGGACGCCGACCGTGCGTGA
- a CDS encoding Gfo/Idh/MocA family oxidoreductase: MSTPAPRPRTEESRTPPLRVLVCGTNFGRFYLRAIADLAPGLELAGVLSRGGTASRELARRYGVAHHGSLDTVGDDIDLACVVVGSTVSGGPGTDLARALMSRGVHVLQEHPVHHDEMVAGLQLARRQGVQYRVNAHYHHVEPVRRFLAAAARLRERERPLFVDAATPVHVLYPFVDILGRALGGLRPWRVDEPGGDGPLRSLTGRLGGVPLTVRVHHQLDPADRDNHALLWHRIAIGTGAGVLTLADTHGPVLWSPRLHAGRDDERRLVFAGPGLDESSTAVLPGTGPGSGQEIFDRLWPEAVRRAVAGFAESVRAGGDPLRAAQYDITACRVWAELAARLGPPEIVRPARPALVTVADLADPPQPATVGPTRPWSPAPPVDPTGQQGPAPDRPRSAEPASAPSGSRDDGPEPYSPTAEFFDLAAAPHVTAGSAPAVVSALAGVDPGAGPVVEIGAGSGLITAAVARAYPALELLACEPAVGMRAVLTSRIYRDPDLRRRVTVSAQAAPDLDLPDTISGAVVCGVAGHLDAGDRQRLWRRLADRLAPGGVIIVELMSMDRPLILAPTRLAGAELGTQRYEWWLSGEPDGPDRMRLHTTWRVLRGERTVREVTDAYHWHTITLAQVAAESGLVLHDVPHATGGPPIGVLASGREETRS, from the coding sequence GTGAGCACGCCGGCGCCGCGGCCGCGTACCGAAGAATCCCGGACGCCCCCGCTGCGGGTGCTGGTGTGCGGCACCAACTTCGGGCGGTTCTATCTGCGTGCGATCGCCGACCTGGCGCCCGGCCTGGAGCTGGCCGGGGTGCTCAGCCGTGGGGGGACGGCGTCGCGGGAGCTGGCCCGCCGCTACGGCGTCGCCCATCACGGGAGCCTCGACACGGTGGGTGACGACATCGACCTGGCGTGCGTCGTGGTCGGCTCCACGGTCTCCGGCGGCCCCGGCACCGACCTGGCCCGCGCGTTGATGTCCCGCGGCGTGCATGTGCTCCAGGAGCATCCGGTGCACCACGACGAGATGGTCGCCGGCCTGCAACTGGCCCGCCGGCAGGGTGTGCAGTACCGGGTGAACGCCCACTACCACCACGTCGAGCCGGTGCGCCGGTTCCTTGCGGCCGCCGCCCGGCTACGCGAACGGGAGCGGCCGCTGTTCGTCGACGCGGCCACCCCGGTCCATGTCCTGTACCCGTTCGTGGACATCCTCGGCCGCGCCCTCGGTGGGCTGCGTCCATGGCGGGTGGACGAGCCGGGCGGAGACGGGCCGCTGCGCTCGCTGACCGGTCGGCTCGGCGGGGTGCCGCTGACCGTACGGGTGCACCACCAGCTCGATCCGGCCGACCGCGACAACCACGCGCTGCTGTGGCACCGGATCGCGATCGGCACCGGTGCCGGTGTGCTCACGCTCGCCGACACCCACGGACCGGTGCTCTGGAGTCCGCGCCTGCACGCCGGCCGGGACGACGAGCGCCGGCTGGTGTTCGCCGGCCCCGGCCTCGACGAGTCCAGCACCGCCGTGCTGCCGGGCACCGGACCGGGCAGCGGGCAGGAGATCTTCGATCGGCTGTGGCCGGAGGCGGTGCGCCGGGCCGTCGCCGGTTTCGCCGAGTCCGTCCGGGCCGGCGGCGATCCGCTGCGGGCGGCGCAGTACGACATCACCGCCTGCCGGGTCTGGGCGGAGCTCGCCGCGCGTCTCGGGCCGCCGGAGATCGTCAGACCTGCACGCCCGGCTCTCGTCACGGTCGCGGACCTGGCTGACCCGCCGCAACCGGCAACGGTGGGCCCGACCCGTCCGTGGAGCCCCGCTCCGCCCGTCGACCCGACCGGGCAGCAGGGCCCGGCCCCGGATCGGCCCCGATCCGCGGAGCCGGCCTCGGCACCGTCCGGGTCGCGTGACGACGGGCCCGAGCCCTACTCGCCGACGGCCGAGTTCTTCGATCTGGCCGCCGCGCCGCACGTCACCGCCGGCAGCGCCCCGGCCGTGGTATCCGCGCTGGCCGGTGTCGATCCCGGGGCCGGGCCGGTGGTGGAGATCGGCGCCGGCAGCGGGCTGATCACCGCCGCGGTGGCCCGTGCCTACCCGGCGCTGGAGTTGCTGGCCTGCGAACCGGCGGTCGGCATGCGGGCGGTGCTCACCAGCCGCATCTACCGCGACCCGGACCTGCGCCGGCGGGTGACCGTCTCGGCGCAGGCCGCTCCGGATCTGGACCTGCCCGACACCATCAGCGGCGCCGTCGTCTGCGGCGTCGCCGGCCACCTCGACGCCGGCGACCGGCAACGGTTGTGGCGGCGGCTGGCCGACCGGCTGGCCCCGGGTGGGGTGATCATCGTCGAGCTGATGAGCATGGACCGTCCGCTGATCCTCGCCCCCACCCGGCTGGCCGGGGCGGAGTTGGGCACGCAGCGCTACGAGTGGTGGCTGTCCGGGGAGCCCGACGGTCCCGACCGGATGCGCCTGCACACCACCTGGCGGGTGCTGCGCGGCGAGCGGACCGTCCGCGAGGTGACCGACGCATATCACTGGCACACCATCACGCTGGCCCAGGTGGCCGCCGAGTCCGGGTTGGTGCTGCACGACGTTCCGCACGCGACGGGAGGGCCGCCGATCGGTGTGCTCGCATCCGGCCGAGAGGAGACCCGATCATGA
- a CDS encoding Fur family transcriptional regulator has protein sequence MSETTPPAVTPLRAIGVRTTRQRQAILAALTGRTHPMTAQAVHTALTGAGHRIGLSTVYRALHRLTEVGLLHSFEVGGERAYRRCPDTPHQHLLCDDCGLVTECPPHLVEAWLRELREATGFTPHADRIDLHGHCAACPTSPESP, from the coding sequence ATGTCCGAGACCACGCCGCCCGCCGTCACGCCCCTGCGGGCGATCGGCGTACGCACCACCCGGCAGCGGCAGGCCATCCTCGCCGCGCTGACCGGTCGGACCCACCCGATGACCGCCCAAGCCGTGCACACCGCGCTGACCGGCGCCGGTCACCGGATCGGCCTGAGTACCGTGTACCGCGCGCTGCACCGGCTCACCGAGGTCGGCCTGCTGCACTCCTTCGAGGTGGGCGGGGAACGCGCCTACCGGCGCTGCCCGGACACGCCGCACCAACACCTGCTCTGCGACGACTGCGGCCTGGTCACCGAATGCCCGCCGCACCTGGTGGAGGCGTGGCTCCGTGAGCTACGGGAGGCCACCGGCTTCACTCCGCACGCTGACCGGATCGATCTGCACGGGCACTGCGCGGCCTGCCCCACGTCACCGGAGTCGCCGTAG
- a CDS encoding flavin reductase family protein has translation MTGDELRASMRLFPTGVVAVTALAGPRPVGLVVGSFFSVSLDPAQVGFCVGNGSTSWPLVRAAPCFAVNVLAAGQQDVAAALSRPGAAKFAGVDWRASDGVPVIDDVLACLECTFVAEHPAGDHRIVVAGVRRARVLRRADPLVFHQRRFATVAGAGHGAGDGTVGGGEVRLYRR, from the coding sequence GTGACCGGTGATGAACTGCGGGCGTCGATGCGGTTGTTCCCCACGGGTGTCGTCGCGGTCACCGCCCTGGCCGGACCGCGCCCGGTGGGTCTGGTGGTCGGCTCGTTCTTCTCCGTGTCGCTGGACCCGGCCCAGGTCGGCTTCTGCGTCGGGAACGGTTCCACCAGCTGGCCGCTCGTGCGTGCCGCGCCGTGTTTCGCGGTCAACGTGCTGGCCGCCGGGCAGCAGGACGTTGCGGCGGCGCTGTCCCGCCCCGGCGCCGCCAAGTTCGCCGGAGTCGACTGGCGGGCGAGCGACGGGGTGCCGGTCATCGACGACGTGCTCGCCTGCCTGGAGTGCACCTTTGTCGCCGAGCATCCGGCCGGCGACCACCGGATCGTGGTGGCCGGCGTGCGCCGGGCACGGGTGCTGCGGCGGGCCGACCCGCTCGTGTTCCACCAGCGCCGGTTCGCCACCGTAGCCGGAGCCGGCCACGGCGCCGGTGACGGCACCGTCGGTGGAGGCGAGGTTCGCCTTTACCGCCGGTGA
- a CDS encoding cytochrome P450: protein MTDDPPAFPIPRECPFAPPARYAELRDKEPVSQVTIPTGKRPWLLTRYADVRRLLADPRVSSDIRRPSFPALGVGEQEAGAKSRPFIRTDPPEHTRHRRMLQAEFTVKRIRDMRPAIQATADRLIDEMIAAGPPADLVASYANAISTTTVLGLFGAPTDDLALFRDVTRISGGRGSTAEEVTAALGSMFRVLDGLITAREEEPGEDLLSKLVVNHLRQGAVTRQELLSTIGITIVAGRETTTSMIALGTLMLLENPDRLADLRAEPAPMPAAVEELLRVLSVADSIPLRVATEDIEVGPTRIPAGDGIIALLAAANHDPAVFPDPHRLDFTRTANHHVAFGFGLHQCIGQNLARLEMEIAIGTLIRRLPGLRPAVPLGELDLKHDAATFGVEYLPVAW, encoded by the coding sequence ATGACTGACGATCCGCCCGCCTTTCCGATCCCGCGGGAGTGCCCGTTCGCCCCGCCCGCGCGCTACGCCGAGCTGCGCGACAAGGAGCCGGTGTCGCAGGTGACCATCCCCACCGGCAAACGTCCGTGGCTCCTCACCCGGTACGCCGACGTGCGTCGGCTGCTGGCCGACCCGCGGGTCAGCTCCGACATCCGCCGGCCGAGCTTCCCCGCGCTGGGCGTCGGCGAACAGGAGGCGGGCGCGAAGTCGCGGCCGTTCATCCGTACGGACCCGCCCGAGCACACCCGACACCGGCGGATGTTGCAGGCCGAGTTCACGGTGAAGCGGATCCGGGACATGCGCCCGGCGATCCAGGCGACCGCGGACCGGCTGATCGATGAGATGATCGCCGCCGGGCCGCCGGCCGACCTGGTGGCCAGTTACGCGAACGCGATCTCGACCACGACCGTGCTGGGCCTGTTCGGCGCGCCGACCGACGACCTCGCCCTGTTCCGTGACGTCACCCGGATCTCCGGTGGCCGCGGCAGCACCGCCGAGGAGGTGACCGCCGCGCTGGGCAGCATGTTCCGGGTGCTGGACGGGCTGATCACCGCCCGTGAGGAGGAGCCCGGTGAGGACCTGCTGTCCAAGCTCGTGGTCAACCACCTGCGTCAGGGTGCGGTCACCCGGCAGGAACTGCTCTCCACGATCGGCATCACCATCGTCGCCGGGCGTGAGACCACCACCAGCATGATCGCCCTCGGCACGCTGATGTTGCTGGAGAACCCCGACCGGCTGGCCGACCTCCGGGCCGAGCCGGCCCCGATGCCCGCCGCCGTCGAGGAGTTGTTGCGGGTGCTCTCCGTCGCCGACTCCATCCCGCTGCGGGTGGCCACCGAGGACATCGAGGTCGGACCGACCCGGATCCCGGCCGGGGACGGCATCATCGCGTTGCTCGCCGCAGCCAACCACGATCCCGCCGTGTTTCCGGACCCGCACCGCCTCGACTTCACCCGGACCGCCAACCATCATGTCGCGTTCGGGTTCGGGCTGCACCAGTGCATCGGCCAGAACCTCGCCCGGCTGGAGATGGAGATCGCCATCGGGACCCTGATCCGGCGCCTGCCCGGCCTGCGCCCGGCCGTGCCGCTCGGCGAGCTGGACCTCAAGCACGACGCCGCCACGTTCGGCGTCGAATACCTGCCGGTGGCGTGGTGA
- a CDS encoding class I SAM-dependent methyltransferase — translation MPACVDVARWRRDWEAAMRHYQPGRDEMLATGLAAVEEAHGRTPERVLDIGGGPGTTAEAMLRRWPGAHVTVLDVDPVLLALTDTALPHVRTVRVDIATERWRAPAGGPYDVLLAMMTLHYLPGDRVRAWYAEARQLLRPGGLLLVADAMRDAPSVVPAQAATGGTDPWAEWWTRLAGEPAMASLRRARAAALASSTCVEFVAPIGWHRDTARRGGLCDARVLHQRADHVLMAFRRPEEHR, via the coding sequence ATGCCCGCTTGCGTCGACGTCGCCCGGTGGCGGCGGGACTGGGAGGCGGCAATGCGGCACTACCAACCGGGCCGGGACGAGATGCTCGCCACCGGCCTCGCCGCGGTCGAGGAGGCACACGGGCGGACGCCGGAGCGGGTCCTCGACATCGGTGGCGGACCGGGAACCACCGCCGAGGCGATGCTGCGGCGGTGGCCCGGCGCCCACGTCACCGTGCTGGACGTCGACCCGGTCCTGCTGGCGTTGACCGACACCGCGTTGCCGCACGTGCGTACCGTCCGGGTCGACATCGCCACCGAGCGGTGGCGGGCGCCGGCCGGTGGCCCGTACGACGTGCTGTTGGCGATGATGACCCTGCACTACCTGCCCGGAGACCGGGTCCGTGCGTGGTACGCCGAGGCCCGGCAGCTGCTGCGACCGGGCGGGTTGTTGCTCGTCGCTGACGCGATGCGGGACGCTCCGTCCGTGGTGCCGGCGCAAGCGGCGACCGGGGGGACCGATCCCTGGGCCGAGTGGTGGACCAGGCTGGCCGGCGAACCGGCGATGGCGTCGCTGCGGCGCGCGCGGGCGGCCGCCCTGGCCAGCTCCACCTGCGTGGAGTTCGTGGCGCCGATCGGCTGGCACCGCGACACCGCGCGGCGAGGCGGGCTCTGCGACGCTAGGGTGCTCCACCAGCGGGCGGACCACGTCCTGATGGCGTTCCGTCGCCCTGAGGAGCACCGGTGA
- a CDS encoding alpha/beta fold hydrolase, which yields MTGAGSLGPWLRRYQVRPAAAVRLVCFPHAGGGAGSYRPWDTLLPSSVELVAVQYPGREDRFAEPPVAEMDELAGQVAGALRRVLDRPYLVFGHSMGSAIAYETVQRLRRLGVAEPDTLIVSGRPAPGEVTGGEVHLRDDDGLCDELTRLGGTPAEVLADPELRRAVLRYVRGDYRLIETYRPAPAPPLSCPVSVLRGGDDPELSAAQAAGWSRVTTGPLDVHTFPGDHFYLVSQRRAVVRTVLGTLDPALTRTGGSWAGIP from the coding sequence GTGACCGGCGCCGGGTCGCTGGGCCCGTGGCTGCGCCGGTACCAGGTGCGGCCGGCGGCGGCGGTACGGCTGGTCTGTTTCCCGCACGCCGGCGGGGGAGCTGGCAGCTACCGCCCCTGGGACACCCTGTTGCCGTCGTCGGTCGAACTCGTCGCCGTGCAGTACCCGGGGCGGGAGGACCGGTTCGCCGAGCCGCCGGTGGCCGAGATGGACGAACTCGCCGGCCAGGTCGCCGGTGCCCTGCGGCGGGTCCTCGACCGGCCGTACCTGGTGTTCGGGCACAGCATGGGTTCCGCGATCGCCTACGAGACCGTCCAGCGGCTGCGCCGCCTCGGCGTGGCGGAGCCGGACACGTTGATCGTCTCCGGTCGTCCGGCACCCGGCGAGGTGACCGGCGGCGAGGTGCACCTGCGCGACGACGACGGGCTCTGCGACGAACTCACCCGGTTGGGCGGCACTCCCGCGGAGGTGCTCGCCGATCCTGAGCTGCGGCGGGCGGTGCTGCGGTACGTGCGCGGCGACTACCGGCTCATCGAGACCTACCGGCCCGCGCCGGCCCCGCCGCTGAGCTGTCCCGTGTCCGTCCTGCGGGGCGGAGACGACCCGGAGCTGAGCGCCGCCCAGGCAGCGGGCTGGAGCCGGGTCACCACCGGGCCGCTGGACGTGCACACCTTCCCCGGTGACCACTTCTACCTCGTTTCGCAGCGCCGGGCCGTGGTGCGGACCGTGCTCGGCACCCTCGACCCGGCCCTGACCCGCACCGGCGGGTCCTGGGCCGGCATACCGTGA
- the rpmF gene encoding 50S ribosomal protein L32, with product MAVPKRKMSRSNTRHRRAQWKAAVPQLTSCPCPRKEMVVPHRACAHCGLYKGRQVVDQP from the coding sequence ATGGCCGTTCCGAAGCGCAAGATGTCGCGGTCGAACACCCGGCACCGGCGGGCGCAGTGGAAGGCGGCCGTGCCGCAGCTGACCTCCTGCCCCTGTCCGCGCAAGGAGATGGTGGTGCCGCACCGGGCGTGCGCGCACTGCGGCCTGTACAAGGGCCGTCAGGTGGTGGACCAGCCGTGA
- a CDS encoding class I SAM-dependent methyltransferase, with protein sequence MRDFYSPMAEFYEIVAERQAASSGPALAAALAGVDATAGPVVEIGAGTGRVTEIIAAAAPGAAIVAAEPSAVMRAVLTSRVAADDDLRRRVTVVDGAAPDLDLPEVISAAVLFGVAGHLDEPARRRLWSRLRDRLAPGGVIVVELMGVRQSREIPPALSVRDSIGRHDYEWWVSGTPGVGTSMRFTTTWRVYRAGRLLREVSDTYDWHTVDVGQLSRESGLSCRSAAAPTGAGAPEVVVLAAA encoded by the coding sequence GTGCGTGACTTCTACTCCCCGATGGCGGAGTTCTACGAGATCGTCGCCGAGCGGCAGGCGGCCAGCAGCGGTCCGGCGCTGGCCGCCGCGCTCGCCGGCGTCGACGCGACGGCCGGGCCGGTGGTCGAGATCGGCGCCGGCACCGGTCGGGTCACCGAGATCATCGCCGCGGCGGCGCCCGGGGCGGCGATCGTGGCCGCCGAGCCGTCCGCCGTGATGCGGGCCGTGCTGACCAGCCGGGTGGCCGCCGACGACGACCTGCGCCGCCGGGTCACGGTGGTCGACGGTGCGGCACCGGACCTGGACCTGCCGGAGGTGATCTCGGCGGCCGTGCTGTTCGGCGTCGCCGGGCACCTCGACGAGCCGGCCCGCCGGCGGCTGTGGTCCCGGTTGCGGGACCGCCTCGCGCCGGGCGGGGTGATCGTCGTCGAGTTGATGGGTGTGCGGCAGTCGCGGGAGATCCCACCCGCGCTGTCGGTGCGCGACTCCATCGGCCGCCACGACTACGAGTGGTGGGTGTCGGGCACCCCGGGTGTCGGTACGTCGATGCGGTTCACGACCACGTGGCGGGTGTACCGGGCCGGGCGGCTGCTGCGCGAGGTGAGCGACACCTACGACTGGCACACGGTAGACGTCGGACAGCTCTCCCGCGAGTCCGGCCTGAGCTGCCGGTCCGCGGCGGCGCCGACGGGCGCCGGAGCGCCGGAGGTGGTCGTCCTTGCCGCCGCCTGA
- a CDS encoding class I SAM-dependent methyltransferase, whose product MTTEARIDWAAHTTRLVDAATADRAWYQAVARELVAPGDRLAVDVGCGGAGMALALARHMTCGRVLAVDAEPAIADVARARIHDEWADPRIRVDVALVDIDDVDSLAETVGGHADLVWASGVVHHLGDQQRGIDALAALLARGGRLALAEGGLPTRHLPWDLGVGDPGLELRLHTAEDRWFARMRAALPGGRPMPYGWDEALRRAGLDPVTTATTLAELPPPLPSPERRAVVNRLANRVGRLRDTGLLTASDLDTWARLLDPGDPRWLGGRRDLFLLEARSIHVGRRG is encoded by the coding sequence ATGACGACCGAGGCGCGTATCGACTGGGCGGCGCACACGACCCGCCTCGTCGACGCCGCCACGGCCGATCGGGCCTGGTACCAGGCTGTCGCCCGCGAGCTGGTCGCCCCCGGCGACCGGCTCGCGGTCGACGTCGGCTGCGGTGGCGCCGGCATGGCCCTCGCCCTGGCCCGACACATGACCTGTGGCCGGGTCCTCGCCGTCGACGCCGAACCGGCGATCGCGGACGTTGCCCGCGCGCGGATCCACGACGAGTGGGCGGACCCGCGCATCCGTGTCGACGTCGCACTCGTCGACATCGATGACGTCGACAGCCTCGCGGAGACGGTCGGTGGACACGCCGATCTCGTGTGGGCCTCGGGCGTGGTGCACCACCTCGGTGACCAGCAACGCGGCATCGATGCCCTGGCGGCTCTGCTGGCTCGGGGCGGGCGGCTGGCACTCGCCGAGGGTGGTCTTCCCACCCGCCACCTACCCTGGGACCTCGGAGTCGGTGACCCCGGGCTGGAGCTGCGCCTGCACACCGCCGAGGACCGCTGGTTCGCCCGGATGCGCGCCGCGCTCCCCGGCGGCCGGCCCATGCCGTACGGCTGGGACGAGGCGCTGCGCCGTGCCGGCCTGGATCCGGTCACGACCGCCACCACCCTCGCCGAGCTGCCCCCGCCCCTTCCGTCGCCCGAGCGGCGCGCCGTCGTGAACCGCCTCGCCAACCGTGTCGGCCGGCTCCGTGACACCGGTCTGCTCACAGCCTCCGACCTGGACACCTGGGCGCGGCTACTCGACCCGGGTGATCCCCGCTGGCTGGGCGGACGTCGGGACCTGTTCCTCCTCGAGGCGCGTAGCATCCACGTCGGCCGGCGCGGGTGA
- a CDS encoding GTP-binding protein → MTGRLPVTVLSGFLGAGKTTLLNHVLANRDGLRVAVIVNDMSEVNIDAALVRDGGAMSRTEERLVELTNGCICCTLRDDLFDEVARLARLGRFDYLLIESSGISEPMPVAATFAFGVEDGQVLDDLARLDTTVTVVDAAGLLARIEAGETLEARGLAAYEGDDRSVADLLVDQIEFADVLVVNKTDLVSPEDLAVVEALLTRLNPAARQVRTVHGRVDAAEILHTGRFDLERAETAPGWVAELNGEHVPETEEYGISSIVFRDHRPFHPRRLWELLAGGLDAFGVVRSKGFLWLASRPDVVALWSQAGPSGRCDPAGVPVAVSGEWPEDPAERAEVESRWHPVFGDRQQELVLIGVGLDGDGLRTALTGCLLTDAEVALGESGWRLLPDPFPEWDLGDLHEHDHAETVRL, encoded by the coding sequence GTGACCGGTCGGCTGCCGGTGACGGTGCTGTCGGGCTTCCTCGGCGCCGGCAAGACCACCCTGCTCAACCATGTCCTGGCCAACCGGGACGGGCTGCGGGTAGCGGTGATTGTCAACGACATGAGCGAGGTCAACATCGACGCCGCGCTGGTCCGCGACGGCGGCGCGATGTCGCGGACCGAGGAGCGACTGGTCGAACTGACCAACGGCTGCATCTGCTGCACGCTGCGCGACGACCTGTTCGACGAGGTGGCCCGGCTGGCGCGACTGGGCCGCTTCGACTACCTGCTGATCGAGTCCAGCGGGATTTCCGAGCCGATGCCCGTGGCCGCCACGTTCGCCTTCGGGGTCGAGGACGGCCAGGTCCTGGACGACCTGGCCCGGCTGGACACCACGGTCACCGTGGTCGACGCGGCGGGGTTGCTGGCCCGGATCGAGGCGGGCGAGACACTCGAGGCGCGCGGCCTGGCCGCGTACGAGGGGGACGACCGGAGCGTCGCCGACCTGCTGGTCGACCAGATCGAGTTCGCCGACGTGCTGGTGGTCAACAAGACCGACCTGGTGTCCCCGGAGGACCTGGCGGTGGTGGAGGCACTGCTGACCCGCCTCAACCCGGCCGCCCGGCAGGTCCGGACGGTCCACGGGCGGGTCGACGCGGCGGAGATCCTGCACACCGGCCGGTTCGACCTGGAGCGGGCGGAGACGGCGCCCGGGTGGGTGGCCGAACTCAACGGTGAGCACGTGCCGGAGACCGAGGAGTACGGCATCTCCAGCATCGTGTTCCGCGACCATCGGCCGTTTCATCCCCGGCGCCTGTGGGAGCTGCTCGCCGGCGGCCTGGACGCCTTCGGTGTGGTGCGGTCGAAGGGGTTCCTCTGGCTGGCGAGCCGCCCGGACGTGGTGGCCCTGTGGTCGCAGGCGGGCCCGTCCGGGCGGTGCGACCCGGCCGGCGTGCCGGTCGCGGTGTCGGGGGAGTGGCCGGAGGATCCCGCCGAGCGGGCGGAGGTGGAGTCCCGGTGGCACCCGGTCTTCGGGGACCGCCAGCAGGAACTGGTCCTCATCGGCGTCGGGCTCGACGGCGACGGGCTGCGGACGGCCCTGACCGGCTGCCTGCTCACCGACGCGGAGGTCGCCCTCGGGGAGTCCGGGTGGCGGCTCCTGCCCGATCCCTTCCCCGAGTGGGACCTCGGCGACCTGCACGAACACGATCACGCCGAGACGGTACGGCTCTGA